The DNA sequence CTGGAACTGCACCGCGAGGTCGTCGCCTAACAACTCGCTGGCGTCGGAGGCGTCGCTCTCGAGGTAGTCGGTCGCGCTCTCGCGGGCGGCGTCGATGTCGGCCTGATCGGCCGATTCAGCCTCGACGATAATCGCGAGAAAGCGGGCTTCGCCGCCGGTGATACTCTGGTTGCCAGCGCCAGCGTCACCGCTAGCCCCACTCTGGTTGCCAGTGTTAGCGCCAGCGCTGATCCCCAACATTGATGCCTGCTCCGTGTAGTAGGGGTCCGTCGGCACGTAGATCCGCGGCGAGGACTCGAACCCTTCGAACGGACTCAGTCCCTCGCTGTTGTCGGTGATGCCGACGACCTTGACTTCGGTTTGCTGCCCGCCGAGCATCGCCACGGTGAGGGTGTCGTTGAGGCTGACGTTCTCCTCGAACTGGTTTGCAGCCGCCGGGTTGAGCACCGCTTCGTCTGCTCCCATCTCGAACTGTCTGCCCTCGGCGATGCGCTCCTCGCGGATGTACGACGGCCCCGAGGCGATCAACCCGCTGCCTTGCGCTACCGTTTCCTCGCCGTTCGAGATCGCCTGCGTCTGGAGCGTCGCGTAGCCGTAGGCCGCGTCGACGTCTTCGAGTTCTTCGACTGCCTCAAGATCGTCCTGTGTGAAGACCGGCTGGGCACCGGCAAGCGGGCCGCCTTCGGTGTCGGGCTCGGCAGCCCAGCCATAGAGGTTTCGCTGGTCGTCAGGGCTGATGTCGCCGATTACGCCGGCCTGGAGGCTCGCACCCAGCGTGACGAAGGCGATCACCGCCGCGATGCCGATCACGATCCCGAGCGTCGTCAGCGCCGATCGGAGCCGGTGGCCGCGGATCGACCGCCACGCGAGGCGCAGACTTTCGAGCGGATTCATTCGTTGCTCCCTCCGGGTTCCTGGCCTGCCGGCGACCCCGTCCGCGACTCGTCGCGCTCCTCGAGTTCCTCGATTCGCTCGATCTTTCCATCGAGGAGGTGGACGATCCGGTCGGCCCGCTCGGCGACGTGGCGCTCGTGGGTGACGACGAGCATCGTCGTCCCGCCCTCGTGGAACTCATCAAAAAGATCCAGAATGTCGGCTTCGGTGTCCGTATCGAGGTTCCCCGAGGGCTCGTCGGCCAGCACGATTGCTGGGTCGTTGACTAGCGCGCGGGCGAGCGCGACCCGCTGGCGCTGGCCGCCCGACAGTTCGTTCGGCAGATGATCCGCTCGATCCCCGAGTCCGACGCGCTCGAGCAACTCGCGTGCCCGCTCGCGGCGTTCTGCCCGTTCGACATCCTGAAACAGCTGCGGCAGCGCGACGTTTTCGACGGCGTTCAACCGCGGCATGAGGTTGAACGTCTGAAACACGAAGCCGACCTCCGTTCCCCGGAGTTGCGTCCGTTCGCGGTCGCCAAGCGTTCCGACTTCTTTCCCACCGACGACCACCGTTCCCTCGGTCGGCGTGTCCAGACAGCCCACCAGGTTCATCAGCGTCGACTTGCCCGACCCACTCGGCCCCATGATCGCGGTGTAGGAGCCACGGGCTACCTCGAGGGAGACGCCGTCGAGTGCGTGGACCGGCTCGCCGATACGATATGTTTTGCGGACATTCGAAAGAGAGACGGCCGTGTCCGAACTCGCCATGTCCGTTCGACGACGGACGGTCTGAAAAAAGTTCTGCGCAACAGTGGTGTCCGGCGATTCGGTTGCATTGCTCGCCGCCGCAATGAAGTTACAACGCTTTTCCCGTCGCCGCTCGCTTGCACACGCATGAAGACGGACGGTGGCTCAGACGAAGCGAAACGACGCGCCGGCGAACGCGCGGCCGAGGCAGTCGCGGACGGCGACGTCGTCGGCCTCGGCACCGGCTCGACGACCGCCCACGCGATCCGGGCGCTTGGCCGGGCCGTCGACGACGGCCTCGAGATTCGCGGAATCGCGACCTCGTTTCAGTCCCGTCGACTGGCCCTCGAGGTCGGCATCCCGCTGACCGACCTCGACGCGGTCGGCGGTGTCGACATCGCGATCGACGGCGCGGATCAGGTCGTCGACGATCCCGATGCGCCCGCTCACGGCGCGCTCATCAAAGGCGGCGGCGCGGCCCACGCACGCGAGAAACTCGTCGATTCGGCTGCCGATCGGTTCATCGTCGTCGCTGACCCCTCGAAGCTGACCGAGCGCCTCGAGCGGTCGGTGCCGGTCGAAGTCCTTCCCGATGCTCACACCGTCGCGGCAGACCGAATTCAGGAATTGGGCGGCGAGCCGACGCTCCGGGACGCCGAGCGCAAGGACGGCCCGGTCGTGACCGACAACGGCAATCTGGTGCTGGATTGTGCGTTCGGTCGGATCGACGATCCCGACGCGCTCGCGACGCGACTGTCGGCGATCCCCGGCGTCGTCGAACACGGCCTGTTCGTCGGGCTGGCCGACGTGACCTACGTCGGCCGCGAGGACGGCGTCGAGCGCCAGGAGTACTGATTCACGTGGTCGTCGTGTTGGCGTCGGTGTCGACCGTCCGCTCGCCCTCCGTCGAGCGCGCCAGCAGGAGCACCGTCAGGTAGAGCACGCCCAGCAGCCGAGCCGCGGGCACCACCCACAGCCGTAACTCGAGGTCGTCGGTGTTGGCATACACCAGGTGCTGGCTGAACGTGATGATTGGGCGCGGAACCAAGACGAGTACCAGCCCGGCGAGTCCGAGCAGCGCGCTGACGAGCGTCGATCCCTCGCGACCGCGGGCGAGTAGCCAGACGAAGACCAGTCCCTCGAGCCGTGCGCCGGTCAGCGCGAGCGGTCGTCGCCGGGCCGCCTCGGGGTTTTGCAGGCCGATCCGCTCGCAGGCCTCGATCACCGGTCGCGGCGTGACGATCTCGACGAGCCCGAAGCCGAGCAGGAGTGTACGTAGCATGGAACACGATACCGCGGCGAGGAGCAAAAAACGCGAGTCGCCCTCGCAGTTCGTGCAGCGACCGGGACGACGAATGGACACCTTTTCAATACCGTCACGCCACCCTCCGATGGAGACGATTCGATGCCCGAGACATCCGACAGGAAAGACGATCACATCCGCATCATCGAAGAAGAAGACATCGAGACGGACGGCGCGGGGTTCGCCGATATCGACCTCGTCCACGAGGCACTGCCGGATGTCCACCGCGACGAGATCGACACGACCACCTCGCTGTTCGGCCACGACCTTGCCGCCCCCATCGTCATCGAGAGCATGACCGGCGGCCACCCCAATACGACGAAGATCAACCGGGCGCTGGCCGAAGCCGCCCAGGAGACGAATATCGCCATGGGCGTCGGCAGTCAGCGTGCCGGCCTCGAACTCGACGACGAGGACTTGCTCGAGTCCTACACGGTCGTCCGCGAGGTCGCACCCGACGCCTTCCTCTATGGCAACGTCGGCGCGGCCCAGTTGCTCGAGTACGATGTCGACGACGTCGAGCGCGCCGTCGAGATGATCGACGCCGACGCAATGGCGGTCCACCTGAACTTCTTACAGGAAGCCGTCCAGCCCGAAGGCGATGTCGACGCGCGCGGCTGTCTCGACGCGATCGAGGCCGTCGCCGCCGACCTCTCGGTACCGGTGATCGTCAAGGAGACGGGCAACGGTATCTCACGGGAAACAGCGACCCGGCTCGCCGACGCCGGTGTCGACGCCGTCGACGTCGCCGGGCAAGGCGGCACGACATGGTCGGGAATCGAGTCCCATCGCGCGGCCGCGGTCGGTGCCGACCGGCAAGAAGCGATCGGACAGCTGTTCCGGGCCTGGGGTGTCCCAACTGCAGTGAGTACGCTCGAGGCGGCGTCCGTCCACGACTGCGTGATCGCAAGCGGCGGCGTTCGCTCCGGGCTGGACATCGCGAAGGCGATCGCCCTCGGCGCGCGCGCTGGCGGGCTTGCCAAGCCGTTTCTCGCGCCGGCAGGCCAGGGAACCGATGCGGTCGTCGACCTGATCGAGACGCTCGCCCTCGAGTTGCGGACGGCGATGTTCGTCACCGGGTCAGCGTCGGTCCCGGAGCTACGCGAGACAGACTACGTGCTGCTCGGTCGAACGAACGAGTACGTGACTCAGCGCCAGCGCTGAGCGCTGGTTCGTTCCGTCCTTTTTGACTCGTTGACTATCGGTGAGCAGCGACGCGACCGACACGCACGGCTATCCGGCGTGGCGTCGATAAAAAACGAAGCGGGTCGACCTTACAGGTCGCGGGGCTGGACCGTCTTCCGGTCGTTGGCCTCTGCGCGTCGGGCAGCGTCGTCGAGCAGCTCGGAGACCTCCTCGTCGAGGGCGTCGTAGAAATCCGAGGCGACGTTTTTGTCATCGAGCGCTTCCTTTACGGCGGCTTTGACGATAAGATCTGCCATACGATCTATTTCTTTCCCGTTACCCTATATAAGGATTGTGCTTACTACCGGAAATACGGGGGTTGCAGCGGTTAATTCGCCTGTTTCGATGGCCAGAATCACCGGAAAGTATATGTCTAATGAGCAGCCGCGTTCGATTTTGCGGCTGGTTACCCACCGGATCCGGCTCGCGCGCGGTCCTCCGGGGCTCGAGCGCACGTTCAGCACCTGGCCAGCGCCGTCGCTCGCTCGATCGTTCTCGATCCTGGGTCGACGGATTCGTGTGTCTCGACCGCAGAGACCGTGTATGCGCGAACTCCTCGACGCCGTCGCCGACGGCACCGTCTCGCCAGCGGCGGCCGAAGCCGAACTCAGAGGGTATGCCACCGGCGAGGCAGGCCGGTTCGACGCGGCCCGCGACCAGCGCCGTGGCGTTCCGGAGGCGATCTTCGCGGAGGGAAAATCGATCCCACAGGTCGTCGCACTGGCCGAAACCGCCCTCGAGACGACGGGCCGGGCGCTGCTCACCCGCGTCTCCGACCAGCAGTTCGCGGCTCTCGAGGACTACGTCGCGGAGACGGCTCCGGACGCGACGATCCACCGTCACAGCGGTGCGGTTCGGGTGACGACCGCCGACTACGAGCCACCGTCGCTCGAGGCGACTGTCGGTATCGCCACCGGCGGAACGGTCGATAAGGAGGTCGCCGACGAAGCCGAAGCGGTCTGCCTGGACGCCGGTGCGACGGTCGACCGGGTCGACGACGTCGGCGTCGCGGCGCTCTCTCGAACGCTCGACCAGCTCGATCGCTTTCGTGAGGCCGACGTGATGATCGTCGCTGCCGGCCGGGAAGGGGCACTGCCAACCGTGATCGCTGGCCTCGTCGATACGCCGGTCATCGGCGTCCCCGTCTCGAGCGGCTACGGCTACGGCGGCGACGGCGAGGCAGCACTTGCCGGGATGCTCCAGTCCTGTACCGTTCTCTCGGTCGTCAACGTCGATGCAGGGTTTGTCGCCGGCGCACAGGCGACGCTGGTCGCACGAGCGATCGCCGCTGCTCGCGAATAGCTCGCATGCATCTATGGGGAAAAATATTTTCTATATGGGAAAAGCCAAACAGTGTTTGGAGAAGCCTATTTAACCATCCACCCGATATATTCGGATACCGGCTTCGGCCGGTGTGTCCAATGCCCAAGTGTAACCACTGCGGCGCCCACGTCTCCGAACGGTTCGCACGCGTTTTCGCCAACGAACGCGGTGAGATCCACGCGTGTGTCAGCTGTTCGGCGAACGCTGGAATCGCTGAAGCCGCGAAAGAACGCGCTCGCGGCGCCTGAACGTATCGCGACGACCGACCAGGGACCCCTACGGACGTGAGACTTTTTACGGCTCCGTCCCGTTCGACAGTCGATGGCCGAGGCTGATCACGTCGTCTACGTCCTCGAGTGTGCCGATGGCTCCCTTTATACCGGCTATACGACCGATCTCGAGCGACGCGTCGCCGAACACGACGCCGGCGATGGCGCAAAGTACACCCGTGGACGAACGCCGGTCGAACTCCGCTATCACGAACGGTTCGACTCGAAGTCGGCCGCCATGTCCCGCGAGTACGAGATCAAGCAACTGTCTCGAGCGGCAAAAGAGCGACTCGTCGGACTCGAGTGATGCCCTGTGCTCGCGCTCGCAGCCCAGCAGTTCGCCGGTGACTGGTCGTATCCCGACCTGGCCGTCCAACAAATAGATGTATGATGGTGATGACAGTCGGCTCGAGATGCAACTCGACGTCGTCGACGATCTCAGACAGCCCGACTACACTGGCGAGAACCGCTGTGAACCCTGTACCGTCCTGAACCTCATCATCGCGGCGGTGGCCGGCTCCCTCATCGCACGGAAATCCCGTCTCGGCGGCCTGCTTGCCGTCGGGATTTCGATCGCACTGATCTACTTACGGGGATATCTCGTCCCCGGGACGCCGACGCTGACCAAACGGTATCTCCCACCGGCAGTCCTGCGCTGGTTCGGCAAGGACCCCGACCCTGACGTGGCGAGCGGCCTCGGCGGCGATACCACGGCGACTACCGACGCAGGCCG is a window from the Natrinema sp. HArc-T2 genome containing:
- a CDS encoding ABC transporter permease: MNPLESLRLAWRSIRGHRLRSALTTLGIVIGIAAVIAFVTLGASLQAGVIGDISPDDQRNLYGWAAEPDTEGGPLAGAQPVFTQDDLEAVEELEDVDAAYGYATLQTQAISNGEETVAQGSGLIASGPSYIREERIAEGRQFEMGADEAVLNPAAANQFEENVSLNDTLTVAMLGGQQTEVKVVGITDNSEGLSPFEGFESSPRIYVPTDPYYTEQASMLGISAGANTGNQSGASGDAGAGNQSITGGEARFLAIIVEAESADQADIDAARESATDYLESDASDASELLGDDLAVQFQTSTELLSQLEDVLNLLQNFIVGIAAISLLVGSIGIANIMLVSVTERTREIGIMKAVGAQNRDILGLFLTESVILGVIGAILGTGLGLAAGYLGVQYIDLPLVYPLEYVALAIVVGMVVGILAGLYPAWRAARTDPIDALRYE
- a CDS encoding ABC transporter ATP-binding protein; this encodes MASSDTAVSLSNVRKTYRIGEPVHALDGVSLEVARGSYTAIMGPSGSGKSTLMNLVGCLDTPTEGTVVVGGKEVGTLGDRERTQLRGTEVGFVFQTFNLMPRLNAVENVALPQLFQDVERAERRERARELLERVGLGDRADHLPNELSGGQRQRVALARALVNDPAIVLADEPSGNLDTDTEADILDLFDEFHEGGTTMLVVTHERHVAERADRIVHLLDGKIERIEELEERDESRTGSPAGQEPGGSNE
- the rpiA gene encoding ribose-5-phosphate isomerase RpiA, with the translated sequence MKTDGGSDEAKRRAGERAAEAVADGDVVGLGTGSTTAHAIRALGRAVDDGLEIRGIATSFQSRRLALEVGIPLTDLDAVGGVDIAIDGADQVVDDPDAPAHGALIKGGGAAHAREKLVDSAADRFIVVADPSKLTERLERSVPVEVLPDAHTVAADRIQELGGEPTLRDAERKDGPVVTDNGNLVLDCAFGRIDDPDALATRLSAIPGVVEHGLFVGLADVTYVGREDGVERQEY
- the fni gene encoding type 2 isopentenyl-diphosphate Delta-isomerase, yielding MPETSDRKDDHIRIIEEEDIETDGAGFADIDLVHEALPDVHRDEIDTTTSLFGHDLAAPIVIESMTGGHPNTTKINRALAEAAQETNIAMGVGSQRAGLELDDEDLLESYTVVREVAPDAFLYGNVGAAQLLEYDVDDVERAVEMIDADAMAVHLNFLQEAVQPEGDVDARGCLDAIEAVAADLSVPVIVKETGNGISRETATRLADAGVDAVDVAGQGGTTWSGIESHRAAAVGADRQEAIGQLFRAWGVPTAVSTLEAASVHDCVIASGGVRSGLDIAKAIALGARAGGLAKPFLAPAGQGTDAVVDLIETLALELRTAMFVTGSASVPELRETDYVLLGRTNEYVTQRQR
- a CDS encoding DUF1931 family protein; amino-acid sequence: MADLIVKAAVKEALDDKNVASDFYDALDEEVSELLDDAARRAEANDRKTVQPRDL
- the larB gene encoding nickel pincer cofactor biosynthesis protein LarB, with the protein product MRELLDAVADGTVSPAAAEAELRGYATGEAGRFDAARDQRRGVPEAIFAEGKSIPQVVALAETALETTGRALLTRVSDQQFAALEDYVAETAPDATIHRHSGAVRVTTADYEPPSLEATVGIATGGTVDKEVADEAEAVCLDAGATVDRVDDVGVAALSRTLDQLDRFREADVMIVAAGREGALPTVIAGLVDTPVIGVPVSSGYGYGGDGEAALAGMLQSCTVLSVVNVDAGFVAGAQATLVARAIAAARE
- a CDS encoding GIY-YIG nuclease family protein — protein: MAEADHVVYVLECADGSLYTGYTTDLERRVAEHDAGDGAKYTRGRTPVELRYHERFDSKSAAMSREYEIKQLSRAAKERLVGLE